The Kitasatospora paranensis genome has a window encoding:
- a CDS encoding radical SAM protein, with amino-acid sequence MKPISLLWGLRSYCASHGCLYCYFGTVSEHREQMPTAPGVLSHLSPNDLTTADVLAFAETLHDSPVGRVFLAGGEPLLWKPIIRLIEVLKAGGLEVVVCTSGVALNRPDLREPLIELGVDAVSVSLDSADPVHNDQWRPPRRGGDGWEAVVSGISALIAARGPGPRPKVGVYSVITRRNLADIVALPELAASLGCDYAVPQPIALDPDHRLAADLSLTAEHLPELRQHFDDLYAAELPLVLPERSYASQIASAVARPTDLVPGCFGGDTLFFVQPDGTVWDCPSSLKIAATPPGRHRSIKGAKARELFPAPTGCGSDCALFSVDCVNMWPLTGFPVLAPTGPEVPRA; translated from the coding sequence GTGAAGCCCATCAGCCTGCTGTGGGGGCTGCGCTCGTACTGCGCCTCCCACGGCTGCCTCTACTGCTACTTCGGGACGGTCAGCGAGCACCGCGAGCAGATGCCCACCGCCCCCGGGGTGCTCTCCCACCTGTCGCCGAACGACCTGACCACCGCCGACGTCCTGGCCTTCGCCGAGACGCTTCACGACTCGCCGGTCGGCAGGGTGTTCCTCGCCGGCGGCGAGCCGCTGCTGTGGAAGCCGATCATCAGGCTGATCGAAGTCCTCAAGGCGGGCGGCCTGGAGGTGGTGGTGTGCACCAGCGGCGTCGCCTTGAACCGCCCGGACCTGCGCGAGCCGCTCATCGAGCTCGGCGTCGACGCCGTGTCGGTGTCACTGGACAGCGCCGACCCCGTCCACAACGACCAGTGGCGGCCTCCGCGCCGCGGGGGCGACGGCTGGGAGGCCGTCGTGTCGGGCATCAGCGCGCTGATCGCGGCCCGCGGCCCGGGGCCTCGGCCGAAGGTCGGCGTCTACAGCGTCATCACCCGCCGCAACCTCGCCGACATCGTCGCCCTGCCCGAACTCGCCGCGAGCCTCGGCTGCGACTACGCCGTCCCGCAGCCGATCGCCCTCGACCCCGACCACCGCCTGGCCGCTGACCTGTCCCTCACCGCCGAGCACCTGCCCGAGCTGCGGCAGCACTTCGACGACCTGTACGCCGCCGAGCTACCGCTGGTCCTGCCCGAACGCAGCTACGCCAGCCAGATCGCCTCCGCCGTCGCCCGCCCGACCGACCTCGTACCGGGCTGTTTCGGCGGCGACACGCTCTTCTTCGTCCAGCCGGACGGCACGGTGTGGGACTGCCCGTCGTCCCTGAAGATCGCCGCCACCCCGCCCGGCCGCCACCGCAGCATCAAGGGCGCCAAGGCACGGGAGCTGTTCCCGGCCCCGACCGGCTGCGGCAGCGACTGTGCACTGTTCTCCGTGGACTGCGTCAACATGTGGCCGCTCACCGGCTTCCCCGTCCTCGCACCGACCGGACCGGAGGTCCCCCGTGCCTGA
- a CDS encoding DegT/DnrJ/EryC1/StrS family aminotransferase, translating to MPENPAHRAMAAAVARMPAPTSRQEATLLEAELAHVFGARRAVAVSSGTAAITTALAACGIGAGDEVLLPAVTVVMTVAAVTATGARPVFVDAAVEGLGMDLRDVAAKTGPDTKAVVAVHLAGRTDGIHNLAAYTRTAGLHLVEDACQAQGTTTRGRCAGTVGDIGCFSLKDGKIISCGEGGYLLTDDDVLADRAAAHRTHWQTGAPGAPAGSRLGFNHRLAEPLAALARHHLARFPEALALRRRQAAALHRAVDGTPGLEPIAAADNEQPNGYSALWRLTLPRPRAFSIRLAEAGVPNSVGTHCLTAAHRHPAGARFATCDLARAEATVDALLAVPFTEHDSEQAIQQRALTIRQEAAAWTG from the coding sequence GTGCCTGAGAACCCCGCACACCGGGCGATGGCCGCCGCCGTCGCCCGCATGCCCGCCCCGACGAGCCGCCAGGAGGCCACTCTCCTGGAGGCTGAGCTCGCCCACGTCTTCGGCGCCCGCCGGGCCGTCGCCGTCTCCTCCGGCACCGCGGCGATCACCACCGCGCTGGCCGCCTGCGGCATCGGAGCAGGCGACGAGGTCCTGCTGCCCGCCGTCACCGTCGTCATGACCGTCGCAGCCGTCACGGCCACCGGCGCCCGCCCGGTGTTCGTCGACGCCGCCGTCGAGGGCCTCGGCATGGACCTCAGGGACGTTGCGGCGAAGACCGGTCCCGACACCAAGGCCGTGGTGGCCGTGCACCTGGCCGGCCGCACCGACGGCATCCACAACCTGGCCGCCTACACCCGCACCGCAGGGCTGCACCTGGTCGAGGACGCTTGCCAGGCCCAGGGCACCACCACCCGCGGCCGCTGCGCCGGTACCGTCGGCGACATCGGCTGCTTCTCCCTCAAGGACGGGAAGATCATCTCCTGCGGCGAGGGCGGTTACCTCCTCACCGACGACGACGTCCTCGCCGACCGGGCCGCCGCGCACCGCACCCACTGGCAGACCGGCGCCCCCGGTGCCCCGGCCGGCAGCCGCCTCGGCTTCAACCACCGCCTGGCCGAGCCGCTCGCCGCCCTCGCCCGCCACCACCTCGCCCGCTTCCCCGAAGCCCTGGCCCTGCGCCGTCGGCAGGCCGCCGCCCTGCACCGAGCGGTCGACGGCACCCCGGGGCTTGAGCCGATCGCAGCAGCCGACAATGAGCAGCCCAACGGCTACAGCGCCCTGTGGCGGCTGACCCTGCCCCGGCCGCGCGCCTTCAGCATCCGCCTGGCCGAGGCGGGTGTGCCCAACAGCGTCGGCACCCACTGCCTGACCGCGGCCCACCGCCACCCGGCCGGCGCCCGTTTCGCAACCTGCGATCTTGCCCGTGCAGAGGCTACTGTGGATGCCCTGCTGGCCGTCCCCTTCACCGAGCACGACAGCGAACAGGCCATTCAGCAGCGAGCGTTGACGATCCGACAGGAGGCCGCTGCGTGGACCGGTTGA
- a CDS encoding 3'-5' exonuclease, whose product MVEVGRFESLIRPPADVPVTAFDTAQTGITTPMLAAAPTAATVMARLDAHLSVPPYRLVAHHASTEAGMIAHQAGHCPTLASTPLLDTVRLAKAVLPGLGTYRLDSLLGYYGIPRPADRHRAMPDVEVTVQVLARLLADGCAAGRWRTLLDLDAAAGLQPKRLSPEPVLEQSALF is encoded by the coding sequence CTGGTCGAGGTCGGACGGTTCGAGTCCCTGATCCGCCCGCCCGCCGACGTCCCCGTCACCGCGTTCGACACCGCCCAGACCGGCATCACCACGCCGATGCTCGCCGCCGCCCCGACGGCCGCCACGGTGATGGCCCGCCTGGACGCGCACCTGAGCGTGCCTCCGTACCGGCTGGTCGCCCACCACGCCTCGACCGAGGCCGGGATGATCGCCCACCAGGCCGGGCACTGCCCGACCCTCGCCTCCACACCGCTGCTGGACACGGTGCGCCTCGCGAAGGCCGTACTGCCCGGCCTCGGCACCTACCGGCTGGACAGCCTGCTCGGCTACTACGGCATCCCTCGGCCTGCTGACCGGCACCGGGCGATGCCGGACGTCGAGGTCACCGTCCAGGTCCTGGCCCGGCTGCTGGCCGACGGGTGTGCCGCCGGCCGGTGGCGCACCCTCCTCGACCTCGACGCGGCCGCCGGGCTGCAGCCCAAGCGCCTCAGCCCGGAGCCGGTGCTGGAGCAGAGCGCCCTGTTCTGA
- a CDS encoding NUDIX domain-containing protein, with translation MIKEPTASAFVFRTDGDGVPKAALVWHPRLELWLPAGGHVEADESAAEAALREVGEETGLRAELLPGPSLPLPAGFPHSAVPAPWWVVEMDACADNHTREPHVHIDHVFVAQVHDGTVDQGAVHEVRWFTEQEIAEVEGLSEDSRLQVKQLFAMIADGSLRLPA, from the coding sequence GTGATCAAGGAACCGACGGCCAGCGCGTTCGTTTTCCGCACCGATGGGGACGGTGTCCCGAAAGCGGCTCTGGTGTGGCACCCGCGGCTGGAGCTGTGGCTGCCGGCCGGCGGGCACGTGGAGGCGGACGAGAGTGCGGCCGAGGCCGCGCTGCGCGAAGTCGGGGAGGAGACCGGGCTGCGGGCCGAACTGCTACCCGGCCCGTCGCTGCCTCTCCCGGCTGGGTTCCCGCACAGCGCGGTGCCCGCTCCGTGGTGGGTGGTCGAGATGGACGCCTGCGCCGACAACCACACCCGCGAACCGCACGTCCACATCGACCACGTCTTCGTCGCCCAGGTCCACGACGGCACGGTCGACCAGGGCGCGGTGCACGAGGTGCGGTGGTTCACCGAGCAGGAGATCGCCGAGGTCGAGGGCCTGTCGGAGGACTCACGCCTCCAGGTGAAGCAGCTCTTCGCGATGATCGCGGACGGGTCGCTGCGCCTGCCGGCGTGA
- a CDS encoding PEP/pyruvate-binding domain-containing protein, producing MPAGRRRRDPRPLPRPHGLIARSSAVAEDGTTASFAGLYISRISPARPDALLDAVLAVRASAHHPTVTAYSQARGVIALPRMAVLVQPALRPACSGVLAADVTDSRCARWRIEALRGLAEPLVSGTQTGEIHTTGQGRRTAVRHTAQGIIQLPGTPEELEMPPGEWIRLDPGGSVRAKIQTSDAGVLHLHTPTELAKRPVLTAEARERLLAVAATAAATLNLQHIDVEWAIDPHGRLHLVQARPLTVPLTDHATASQAATDDDQVLHGIAAAPGRGTGPTVRTSGADIAGRVLICRALGPEAVPALLTGPAAVVATTGGELSHTAIITRELGIPCVTNVTTVLSALSPGAVVEVDGGAGTVRPALAVPAQRTAQDTGPLSATAVLTHALEQPAPDDGRAATLLWHDAGGPLPDVAAFGTGGPHPVGVLLVGDHPVTVPAGCRPIRLPGLGMLLWPQAAPPPPTEIAVLGPDQQILYRRTVPR from the coding sequence GTGCCTGCCGGCCGCCGTCGCCGAGATCCTCGCCCGCTGCCCCGCCCCCACGGGCTGATCGCCCGCTCCTCTGCCGTCGCCGAGGACGGCACCACCGCATCCTTCGCCGGTCTCTACATCTCCCGCATCAGCCCCGCCCGGCCCGACGCGCTGCTCGACGCCGTCCTCGCCGTCCGCGCCTCCGCCCACCACCCGACCGTCACCGCCTACAGCCAGGCCCGAGGCGTCATTGCCCTGCCGCGCATGGCCGTTCTCGTGCAGCCCGCCCTGCGCCCGGCCTGCTCGGGCGTCCTGGCCGCCGACGTCACCGACAGTCGGTGCGCCCGCTGGCGGATCGAGGCCCTCCGCGGCCTGGCCGAGCCGCTCGTCAGCGGCACCCAGACCGGCGAGATCCACACCACCGGCCAGGGCCGCCGCACCGCCGTCCGCCACACCGCCCAGGGCATCATCCAGCTGCCCGGAACACCGGAGGAGTTGGAGATGCCGCCAGGCGAATGGATCCGCCTCGACCCGGGCGGCTCCGTCCGGGCGAAGATCCAGACGTCCGACGCGGGCGTGCTCCACCTCCACACACCAACCGAACTGGCCAAGCGTCCCGTGCTCACCGCTGAGGCGCGCGAGCGGCTGCTCGCCGTCGCCGCCACAGCCGCCGCCACCCTCAATCTGCAACACATCGACGTCGAGTGGGCGATCGACCCCCACGGCAGGCTCCACCTCGTCCAGGCCCGCCCGCTCACCGTGCCTCTCACCGACCACGCCACCGCCAGCCAGGCAGCTACCGACGACGACCAGGTGCTTCACGGGATCGCAGCCGCCCCCGGACGCGGCACCGGACCCACCGTCCGCACCAGCGGCGCCGACATCGCGGGCAGGGTCCTGATCTGCCGAGCGCTCGGTCCCGAAGCAGTTCCCGCGCTGCTCACTGGTCCGGCCGCCGTCGTGGCCACCACCGGCGGCGAGCTCTCCCACACCGCGATCATCACCCGCGAACTCGGCATCCCCTGCGTCACCAACGTCACCACCGTGCTGTCTGCCCTCAGCCCCGGTGCCGTCGTCGAGGTCGACGGCGGCGCCGGCACCGTCCGCCCCGCTCTGGCCGTCCCCGCCCAGCGCACCGCCCAAGACACCGGCCCTCTCAGCGCCACCGCGGTCCTCACCCACGCCTTGGAGCAGCCCGCGCCCGACGACGGCCGCGCCGCGACCCTGCTCTGGCACGATGCAGGCGGACCCTTGCCCGATGTGGCCGCTTTCGGCACCGGAGGCCCGCACCCCGTCGGCGTGCTGCTCGTCGGCGACCACCCGGTCACCGTCCCGGCCGGATGCCGCCCGATCCGGCTGCCCGGACTCGGCATGCTGCTGTGGCCCCAGGCCGCCCCGCCCCCGCCCACCGAGATCGCCGTCCTCGGGCCCGACCAGCAGATCCTTTACCGCAGGACGGTGCCCCGGTGA
- a CDS encoding HAD family phosphatase produces the protein MTDPAALLRGAQALIVDWDGTVVDNTAARRAALQAALAPHGIPVPTERYRALAGLPVREVIARLAADAALLPPPAEEVVARSRAALLADPAPRPIPCTLDLLQTAGSLGLPLAVASSAAAVLVHDGIQRLGLQAMLPVVVTLDDVPRGKPAPDAYLEAAHRLGAAPMRCLAVDDAKDGIAAALAAGMRTLIIHHGRLVPVATANTSGAVRAAQP, from the coding sequence GTGACCGATCCCGCCGCCCTGCTCCGCGGCGCGCAGGCACTGATCGTGGACTGGGACGGCACCGTGGTGGACAACACCGCCGCCCGCCGCGCCGCCCTGCAAGCCGCTCTCGCCCCGCACGGCATCCCCGTCCCCACAGAGCGCTACCGGGCTCTGGCCGGACTGCCCGTGCGCGAGGTGATCGCCCGGCTCGCCGCCGATGCCGCTCTCCTGCCGCCCCCGGCCGAGGAGGTGGTGGCGCGCAGCCGGGCCGCGCTGCTGGCCGATCCGGCGCCGCGCCCCATCCCCTGCACCCTCGACCTGCTCCAGACCGCTGGCAGCCTCGGCCTCCCGCTGGCCGTCGCCTCCAGCGCTGCCGCGGTCCTCGTCCACGACGGCATCCAGCGCCTCGGGCTCCAAGCAATGCTGCCGGTTGTCGTCACCCTCGACGACGTGCCCCGAGGCAAGCCCGCCCCCGACGCCTACCTGGAAGCGGCCCACCGCCTCGGCGCCGCTCCGATGCGTTGCCTGGCCGTCGACGACGCCAAGGACGGCATCGCCGCCGCCCTCGCCGCCGGCATGCGCACCCTCATCATCCATCACGGCCGCCTTGTCCCGGTCGCCACCGCCAACACCTCGGGAGCTGTTCGTGCCGCGCAACCCTGA
- a CDS encoding PIG-L deacetylase family protein: MPRNPDDQLTGPQSALAVFAHPDDAELWAGGTLALHAQHAPVHIAVPLHDPIRDAEAQAAAAVLGATLHQLPELTPAAIRSLLIELTPHVVITHPVHDIHTAHRRTTEAVLEALPEAKIETGRPRRLYTCDTYNSLTTTGQVIPTVMVDVTATFATKMQALRCHKSQPIDDHFGPMAEDLARLWGRRSGTDFAEAFTALPVLGRLPGAAHL, from the coding sequence GTGCCGCGCAACCCTGACGACCAGCTGACAGGCCCGCAGTCCGCGCTCGCCGTGTTCGCCCACCCTGACGACGCCGAGCTCTGGGCCGGCGGCACCCTCGCCCTACACGCCCAGCACGCGCCCGTCCACATCGCCGTCCCCCTCCACGACCCGATCCGCGACGCCGAAGCCCAAGCCGCAGCGGCCGTTCTCGGCGCCACCCTCCACCAGCTTCCCGAACTCACCCCGGCCGCGATCCGGTCCCTGCTCATCGAGCTGACGCCCCATGTGGTCATCACCCACCCCGTCCACGACATCCACACCGCCCACCGGCGCACCACCGAGGCCGTCCTCGAGGCCCTGCCCGAGGCAAAGATCGAAACCGGCCGGCCGCGCCGCCTGTACACCTGCGACACCTACAACTCCCTCACCACCACCGGGCAGGTCATCCCCACGGTGATGGTCGACGTCACCGCCACCTTCGCCACCAAGATGCAGGCCTTGCGCTGCCACAAGTCCCAGCCCATCGACGACCACTTCGGCCCCATGGCCGAAGACCTCGCACGCCTGTGGGGCAGGCGGAGCGGCACCGACTTCGCCGAGGCGTTCACCGCCCTGCCTGTCCTCGGCCGCCTGCCCGGAGCCGCCCACCTGTGA
- a CDS encoding DUF4262 domain-containing protein, giving the protein MKKNLLIEASLAGSRLRGLSALARTGTVPAHLAAPTAEFEELLDAFVITVDPVLARVLDNIEEHGLHITGVFPVEDVVPADRGLFNYTTGLGKRLGFELALATMPFQVAGPILNHAAKLLTAVPSEGDLIDGILGGGYTARLHRCTDTDRFAMTRRIYGSDPAHGVWQIVVPDAAGRYPDESGYNHDGLPQPLF; this is encoded by the coding sequence ATGAAGAAGAACCTCCTGATCGAGGCCTCACTCGCTGGCAGCCGCCTGCGCGGCCTCTCCGCTCTCGCCCGCACTGGCACCGTCCCCGCACATCTCGCGGCCCCGACCGCCGAATTCGAGGAACTGCTCGATGCCTTCGTGATCACCGTCGACCCTGTGCTCGCCCGTGTGCTCGACAACATCGAGGAGCACGGGCTGCACATCACCGGCGTCTTCCCCGTCGAGGATGTCGTTCCCGCTGACCGCGGGCTGTTCAACTACACCACGGGCCTGGGCAAGCGGCTCGGCTTCGAACTCGCCCTGGCCACAATGCCGTTCCAGGTCGCCGGGCCCATCCTGAACCACGCCGCCAAGCTTCTGACCGCCGTGCCGAGTGAGGGTGACCTGATCGACGGCATCCTCGGCGGCGGCTACACCGCACGGCTGCACCGCTGCACGGACACCGATCGCTTCGCGATGACGCGCCGGATCTACGGCAGCGACCCCGCCCACGGGGTGTGGCAGATCGTGGTGCCCGACGCCGCGGGCCGCTACCCGGACGAGTCCGGGTACAACCACGACGGCCTGCCCCAGCCCCTGTTCTGA
- a CDS encoding N-6 DNA methylase: MHATAPAPDRRSTLLFGRPGSHDDAQRLGEAVARTWHTTPYSSQPDIPLSIVASLALIPVKDHPGDIARTINEACDQHLVRGLREVWIHHWAQRPELAPAFAPMMAWLTKKVPSDLARSVRKVVETCLQHGLLEMTGSSDPGERSQVDVLSWTLTELRSPGARQRLGEFHTPPQVSQLIANVAVDGLPPAGERFLEPAGGSGGLFRALAQRLRELGGDPADYEWVLVELDGLAAAAAAVNAIVWGLGPRVVVARGDALRDPQVAERAGAAGCSCAPSGTPFLPGSRRSRVCVV, encoded by the coding sequence ATGCACGCCACTGCACCCGCGCCCGACCGGCGCTCCACCCTCCTGTTCGGCCGCCCCGGCAGCCACGACGACGCCCAGCGTCTGGGCGAGGCCGTCGCCCGGACCTGGCACACCACCCCCTACAGCAGCCAGCCGGACATCCCGCTGAGCATCGTCGCGTCGCTGGCCCTGATCCCTGTCAAGGACCACCCCGGCGACATCGCCCGGACCATCAACGAGGCCTGCGACCAGCACCTGGTCCGCGGGCTGCGCGAGGTCTGGATCCACCACTGGGCGCAGCGGCCCGAGCTGGCCCCGGCGTTCGCCCCCATGATGGCCTGGCTGACGAAGAAGGTTCCCTCTGATCTGGCCCGCTCGGTGCGGAAGGTCGTCGAGACCTGTCTGCAGCACGGTTTGTTGGAGATGACCGGGAGCAGCGATCCCGGTGAGCGCAGCCAGGTGGATGTGCTGTCGTGGACTCTGACGGAGCTTCGCTCGCCCGGTGCCCGGCAGCGGCTCGGCGAGTTCCACACGCCGCCCCAGGTCTCTCAGCTCATTGCGAACGTTGCCGTGGACGGGCTGCCTCCTGCCGGAGAGCGGTTCCTGGAGCCGGCGGGCGGCTCCGGCGGCCTGTTCCGGGCGCTGGCGCAGCGGCTGCGTGAGCTCGGCGGTGATCCGGCGGACTACGAGTGGGTCCTGGTCGAGCTCGACGGCCTGGCGGCCGCTGCGGCGGCTGTGAATGCCATCGTCTGGGGGCTTGGGCCCCGGGTGGTGGTCGCTCGCGGTGATGCGCTGCGCGACCCGCAGGTCGCCGAGCGGGCTGGCGCGGCGGGGTGCAGCTGCGCGCCGAGCGGGACTCCATTCTTGCCCGGGTCGCGACGATCGAGGGTGTGCGTCGTGTGA
- a CDS encoding type II secretion system F family protein, whose product MLFVAALVGWRRKATTTTPASQQIAQFLRRRAGVALVVGLVVLVVMRWPVAAVAAVLLVMFWSTMFGGAAAERTALARVEALATWTEGLRDTIASAAGLEQAISASARTAGVTLRPHLLALDDRIRSRMPMSEALNHLAADLDDGGADMVIAALIQASGLRGEGLREVLTDLANDARAKVAMRNRIFASRSGTRRSVQIVVIVIVAMVVGLRVFNPAYTESFGTAQGQAVLAVVFGLFAFGLIWLQRLSRVPAPNRFLVKTQAGGTA is encoded by the coding sequence GTGCTCTTCGTTGCCGCGCTCGTGGGATGGCGCCGCAAGGCGACGACCACCACGCCTGCCTCCCAGCAGATCGCGCAGTTCCTGCGGCGGCGCGCCGGCGTGGCGCTGGTCGTGGGCCTGGTCGTGCTCGTGGTGATGCGCTGGCCGGTCGCCGCGGTGGCCGCCGTACTCCTGGTGATGTTCTGGTCGACCATGTTCGGCGGTGCAGCCGCGGAGCGTACGGCCCTGGCCCGGGTCGAGGCCCTGGCGACGTGGACGGAGGGCCTGCGCGACACGATCGCGAGCGCGGCCGGCCTGGAGCAGGCCATCAGCGCCTCGGCGCGCACAGCCGGTGTGACCCTGCGCCCTCACCTCCTGGCCTTGGACGACCGGATCCGATCCCGCATGCCGATGAGCGAGGCCTTGAACCACTTGGCGGCCGACCTCGACGACGGCGGCGCGGACATGGTCATCGCCGCGCTGATCCAGGCCTCGGGCCTGCGCGGCGAAGGCCTGCGCGAGGTGCTGACCGACCTGGCCAACGATGCCCGCGCCAAGGTCGCGATGCGCAACCGCATCTTCGCCAGCCGCTCGGGCACCCGCCGCAGCGTGCAGATCGTGGTGATCGTCATCGTCGCGATGGTGGTCGGCCTGCGGGTCTTCAACCCCGCCTACACCGAGTCGTTCGGCACCGCGCAGGGCCAGGCGGTCCTCGCCGTCGTGTTCGGCCTCTTCGCGTTCGGCCTCATCTGGCTGCAGCGCCTGTCGCGGGTGCCCGCCCCCAACCGGTTCCTCGTCAAGACCCAAGCAGGAGGAACGGCGTGA
- a CDS encoding type II secretion system F family protein, protein MFLALWAAGFASNLTLPLWLALTFAALFFFLPDIEIRGDAKKARADFTHVLGSFTTLVANSLAGGRGLPEALKTATEITDSEPMLRLRSELQGARMANLTHWQALDRLGQEIAVPELRDLAVRIALAADDGARIRSSLMATAKTLADRELSEAEGKAGAQSQTMLIAQLSLVAGFMIFLIYPGLVRVASL, encoded by the coding sequence GTGTTCCTCGCCCTGTGGGCTGCGGGATTCGCCAGCAACCTGACACTGCCTCTGTGGCTCGCGCTGACATTCGCCGCGCTGTTCTTCTTCCTGCCCGACATCGAGATCCGCGGCGACGCGAAGAAGGCACGAGCCGACTTCACCCACGTCCTGGGCTCGTTCACCACCCTCGTGGCCAACAGTCTCGCCGGCGGCCGCGGCCTGCCCGAGGCACTCAAGACGGCCACCGAGATCACCGACAGCGAGCCCATGCTGCGCCTGCGCAGCGAACTGCAGGGCGCCCGGATGGCGAACCTGACCCACTGGCAGGCGCTCGACCGGCTCGGGCAGGAGATCGCCGTCCCCGAACTGCGGGATCTGGCCGTCCGGATCGCCCTCGCGGCGGACGACGGTGCGCGCATCCGCAGCTCGCTGATGGCCACCGCCAAGACCCTCGCCGACCGGGAGCTGTCCGAGGCCGAAGGCAAGGCCGGTGCGCAGTCGCAGACGATGCTCATCGCGCAGCTGTCACTGGTCGCCGGATTCATGATCTTCCTGATCTACCCGGGCCTGGTGCGGGTGGCGTCCCTGTGA
- a CDS encoding TadE family protein, with the protein MMRRLRRLIERRRTQGRDSGMSSVEFVIGTPIIFGLLFLAVQFALFFFADQVALASAQAGARRPGPPPTQTPAAGRATPAPSPSTGSTPWAPRSAAIR; encoded by the coding sequence ATGATGCGCCGCCTTCGCCGGCTGATCGAGCGCCGACGTACTCAAGGCCGCGACTCCGGCATGAGCTCCGTGGAGTTCGTGATCGGCACGCCGATCATCTTCGGGCTCCTCTTCCTCGCCGTCCAGTTCGCGCTGTTCTTCTTCGCGGACCAGGTCGCCCTGGCCTCGGCCCAGGCCGGGGCCAGGAGGCCCGGGCCACCGCCGACGCAGACCCCGGCGGCTGGCAGGGCAACGCCAGCACCGTCGCCCTCAACCGGATCCACTCCCTGGGCCCCGCGCTCAGCAGCGATCCGGTGA
- a CDS encoding TadE/TadG family type IV pilus assembly protein: protein MPADSTRPSLAQRLRADDGISTIELVIATPLLLLMALLLVGFGLMVQSRSSLDGAARDAARAGALQRDFQTATAEATSAAHASAAGVCANGDMQVNPSGDWRAGGMFTVTISCDVRGLAWLGINANRRVTSTATAPLDTFRRTS from the coding sequence ATGCCGGCTGACAGCACCCGACCGAGCCTCGCACAACGACTGCGCGCCGACGACGGGATCAGCACCATCGAGCTGGTCATCGCCACACCCCTACTCCTGCTCATGGCCCTGCTGCTCGTCGGCTTCGGCCTCATGGTGCAGAGCCGGAGCTCCCTGGACGGCGCGGCCCGGGACGCCGCCCGCGCCGGGGCGCTGCAGCGCGACTTCCAGACCGCCACAGCCGAGGCGACCAGCGCCGCCCACGCGAGCGCAGCCGGCGTCTGCGCGAACGGGGACATGCAGGTCAACCCGTCCGGAGACTGGCGAGCCGGAGGCATGTTCACGGTGACCATCAGCTGTGACGTCCGCGGCCTGGCCTGGCTCGGGATCAACGCCAACCGGCGGGTGACCAGCACCGCCACCGCGCCGCTTGACACCTTCAGGCGGACATCCTGA